A section of the Streptomyces sp. NBC_00178 genome encodes:
- a CDS encoding ABC transporter permease, with protein MALPVAFFALFFAYPVAAIVGRGLRADGVWRFGRIGEVLSRPDILDVLWFTTWQALASTALTLLIALPGAYVFARFDFPGKQLLRAVVTVPFVLPTVVVGTAFLALLGRGGLLDELWGVRLDTTVWAILLAHVFFNYAVVVRTVGGLWSQLDPRQEEAARVLGAGRLAAWRRVTLPALAPAVAAAALMVFLFTFTSFGVVQILGGPAYSTLEVEIYRQTAQLLDLPTAAVLTLVQFAAVGGILAVHAWTVRRRETALKLVDPAQTSRPPRGAGQRTLLGGVLLSVLLLVLLPLGVLVERSLDTSGGYGFAFYRALQSADANGSTFLVPPLDAIGNSLRYALAATVIALVIGGLAAAALTRRRAGRLVRGFDALLMLPLGVSAVTVGFGFLITLDRPPLDLRTSWILVPLAQALVGVPFVVRTMLPVLRAVDDRLREAAAVLGASPLRAWREVDLPLVRRAVLVASGFAFAVSLGEFGATVFIARPDNPTLPVAVARLLGRSGELNYGQAMALSTILMLVCAVSLLVLERIRTDRSGEF; from the coding sequence ATGGCTCTGCCCGTCGCGTTCTTCGCGCTGTTCTTCGCCTACCCGGTCGCCGCGATCGTCGGCCGGGGGCTGAGGGCGGACGGGGTCTGGCGGTTCGGCCGCATCGGCGAGGTGCTGAGCCGGCCCGACATCCTGGACGTCCTGTGGTTCACCACCTGGCAGGCCCTCGCCTCGACGGCGCTGACCCTTCTGATCGCGCTGCCCGGCGCGTACGTCTTCGCCCGCTTCGACTTCCCGGGCAAGCAACTGCTGCGCGCGGTGGTGACGGTGCCGTTCGTGCTGCCGACCGTCGTGGTCGGCACGGCGTTCCTGGCGCTGCTGGGACGCGGAGGGCTCCTCGACGAACTCTGGGGGGTACGGCTCGACACCACGGTGTGGGCGATCCTGCTGGCCCACGTGTTCTTCAACTACGCCGTCGTCGTGCGGACGGTGGGCGGACTCTGGTCCCAGCTCGACCCCCGGCAGGAGGAGGCCGCCCGGGTGCTCGGCGCCGGACGTCTCGCCGCCTGGCGACGGGTGACCCTGCCCGCGCTCGCGCCCGCGGTGGCCGCCGCCGCGCTCATGGTCTTTCTCTTCACCTTCACCTCCTTCGGTGTCGTCCAGATCCTCGGCGGTCCGGCGTACTCCACCCTGGAGGTGGAGATCTACCGGCAGACCGCGCAGCTGCTCGACCTGCCGACGGCCGCCGTGCTCACCCTGGTGCAGTTCGCCGCGGTCGGCGGAATCCTCGCCGTCCACGCCTGGACCGTACGGCGCCGGGAGACGGCCCTGAAACTGGTCGACCCTGCGCAGACCTCCCGGCCTCCCCGTGGCGCCGGGCAGCGGACCCTGCTGGGCGGAGTGCTGCTCAGCGTCCTCCTGCTCGTCCTGCTCCCGCTCGGCGTGCTCGTGGAACGCTCCCTGGACACCTCGGGCGGCTACGGGTTCGCCTTCTACCGCGCGCTGCAATCGGCCGACGCCAACGGCTCGACCTTCCTCGTGCCGCCGCTCGACGCCATCGGCAACTCCCTGCGCTACGCACTGGCCGCGACCGTCATCGCCCTGGTGATCGGCGGCCTCGCCGCCGCCGCGCTGACCAGGCGACGCGCGGGCCGGCTGGTACGGGGCTTCGACGCGCTGCTGATGCTGCCGCTCGGGGTCTCCGCGGTCACCGTCGGCTTCGGCTTCCTCATCACCCTCGACCGGCCGCCGCTGGATCTGCGTACGTCCTGGATCCTGGTCCCGCTCGCCCAGGCGCTGGTGGGCGTCCCCTTCGTCGTACGGACGATGCTGCCCGTCCTGCGCGCGGTGGACGACCGGCTGCGCGAGGCCGCGGCCGTACTCGGTGCCTCGCCGCTGCGGGCGTGGCGGGAGGTCGACCTGCCGCTGGTCCGGCGGGCGGTGCTCGTGGCCTCGGGCTTCGCGTTCGCCGTGTCGCTCGGGGAGTTCGGCGCCACCGTGTTCATCGCCCGGCCCGACAACCCCACCCTGCCGGTTGCCGTGGCCAGGCTGCTGGGACGTTCGGGCGAGCTCAACTACGGCCAGGCGATGGCGCTCAGCACGATCCTCATGCTCGTCTGCGCGGTGTCCCTGCTCGTGCTCGAACGAATCCGCACCGACCGATCCGGGGAGTTCTGA
- a CDS encoding gamma-aminobutyraldehyde dehydrogenase translates to MTTEVRRLRNYINGEFRDAADGRTIDVVSPVTEEVYATSPLSGQADVDAAMDAAAAAFPAWRDVTPAERQKALLKIADAFEERAEDLIAAESENTGKPLELTRTEEIPPMVDQIRFFAGAARLLEGRSAGEYMEGLTSIVRREPVGVCAQVAPWNYPMMMAVWKFAPALAAGNTVVIKPSDTTPASTVLIAEIIGQILPKGVFNVICGDRETGRAMVEHPTPAMASITGSVRAGMQVAESAAKDVKRVHLELGGKAPVVVFEDADIAKAVEGISVAGYFNAGQDCTAATRVLVHESVHDEFVTALAKAAADTKTGMPDDEDVLYGPLNNANQFAQVSGFIERLPAHAKVEAGGHRVGEKGYFYAPTVVSGLKQDDEIIQHEVFGPVITVQSFTDETQALEYANGVEYALASSVWTKDHSRAMRMSKNLDFGCVWINTHIPLVAEMPHGGFKKSGYGKDLSAYGFEDYTRIKHVMTSLEG, encoded by the coding sequence GTGACCACCGAGGTGCGCCGTCTGCGCAACTACATCAACGGAGAGTTCCGGGACGCCGCGGACGGGCGGACCATCGACGTGGTCAGCCCGGTGACGGAAGAGGTCTACGCGACCTCCCCCCTCTCGGGACAGGCCGACGTCGATGCCGCCATGGACGCCGCCGCTGCCGCGTTCCCGGCGTGGCGTGACGTCACGCCCGCCGAACGCCAGAAGGCCCTGCTGAAGATCGCGGACGCCTTCGAGGAGCGCGCGGAGGACCTCATCGCGGCCGAGTCGGAGAACACCGGCAAGCCGCTCGAGCTCACCCGCACCGAAGAGATCCCGCCGATGGTGGACCAGATCCGCTTCTTCGCCGGCGCCGCGCGACTGCTCGAAGGCCGCTCGGCCGGCGAGTACATGGAGGGACTCACCTCCATCGTCCGCCGCGAGCCCGTGGGCGTGTGCGCCCAGGTCGCGCCGTGGAACTACCCCATGATGATGGCCGTCTGGAAGTTCGCCCCGGCGCTCGCCGCGGGCAACACCGTCGTGATCAAGCCGTCCGACACCACTCCGGCGTCGACCGTGCTGATCGCCGAGATCATCGGACAGATCCTGCCCAAGGGCGTCTTCAACGTCATCTGCGGCGACCGCGAGACCGGCCGCGCGATGGTCGAGCACCCGACGCCGGCGATGGCCTCCATCACCGGCTCGGTGCGGGCCGGCATGCAGGTCGCGGAGTCCGCGGCCAAGGACGTCAAGCGCGTGCACCTGGAGCTGGGCGGCAAGGCTCCGGTCGTCGTCTTCGAGGACGCCGACATCGCCAAGGCGGTCGAGGGCATCTCCGTCGCGGGCTACTTCAACGCCGGCCAGGACTGCACGGCCGCGACCCGCGTCCTGGTCCACGAGTCCGTCCACGACGAGTTCGTCACCGCCCTCGCCAAGGCGGCGGCCGACACGAAGACCGGCATGCCGGACGACGAGGACGTGCTCTACGGCCCGCTCAACAACGCCAACCAGTTCGCCCAGGTCAGCGGCTTCATCGAGCGGCTCCCCGCGCACGCCAAGGTCGAGGCGGGCGGTCACCGGGTCGGCGAGAAGGGCTACTTCTACGCCCCGACCGTCGTGTCCGGGCTCAAGCAGGACGACGAGATCATCCAGCACGAGGTCTTCGGCCCCGTCATCACCGTCCAGTCCTTCACCGACGAGACACAGGCGCTCGAGTACGCCAACGGCGTCGAGTACGCCCTGGCCTCCTCGGTGTGGACCAAGGACCACTCCCGCGCGATGCGGATGTCCAAGAACCTGGACTTCGGGTGCGTGTGGATCAACACCCACATCCCGCTGGTGGCCGAGATGCCGCACGGCGGATTCAAGAAGTCCGGCTACGGCAAGGACCTCTCGGCATACGGCTTCGAGGACTACACCCGCATCAAGCACGTCATGACCTCGCTCGAAGGCTGA
- a CDS encoding LOG family protein gives MENSDESTYAPGVEIETLTAFDRAVAAGSLAGHRIQSLDLSDRGDALLRTDTRGAVFLGCRVAPRAEAKIRADGAFVFPPVPGLPFDPYRGLLYTPEALYEGLAEGGYASTPDARAYSWFQLTRSNGDVFASMLRALHDDAVSDALDEHLAGARVVGVMGGHAMARGSAEYQGAAVLGRELARSGLTVATGGGPGAMEAANLGAYAAPHSDAMLLKACEVLAAAPSFSPSVTDWASAAFTVRERWPDGGSSVALPTWFYGHEPPNAFADHIAKYFANAVREDGLLARSTAGVIFLPGAAGTVQEIFDNATPNYYESRSAPTPMVLVNRAHWTEKLPAWPLLRALAAGRAMESRIALVDSVDEAAGALARLTDAAAGS, from the coding sequence GTGGAGAATTCGGACGAGAGTACGTACGCACCCGGCGTCGAGATCGAGACGCTCACCGCATTCGACCGGGCGGTCGCGGCCGGATCCCTGGCCGGACACCGCATCCAGTCCCTCGACCTGTCGGACCGGGGCGACGCCCTGCTGAGGACCGACACCCGCGGCGCGGTGTTCCTCGGCTGCCGCGTGGCGCCGCGCGCGGAGGCGAAGATACGGGCGGACGGTGCCTTCGTCTTCCCTCCGGTCCCGGGTCTGCCGTTCGACCCCTACCGCGGGTTGCTCTACACCCCGGAAGCGCTCTACGAGGGCCTGGCCGAAGGCGGTTACGCCTCGACGCCGGACGCGCGGGCGTACAGCTGGTTCCAGCTGACCAGGTCGAACGGCGACGTCTTCGCGTCGATGCTGCGGGCCCTCCACGACGACGCGGTGTCCGACGCGCTGGACGAACACCTCGCGGGCGCACGGGTGGTGGGCGTCATGGGCGGCCACGCGATGGCGCGCGGCTCCGCCGAGTACCAGGGCGCCGCCGTGCTCGGCCGTGAGCTGGCCCGCAGCGGTCTGACCGTGGCGACGGGCGGTGGGCCGGGCGCCATGGAGGCGGCCAACCTCGGCGCCTACGCCGCCCCGCACTCCGACGCGATGCTACTCAAGGCATGCGAAGTCCTCGCCGCGGCCCCGTCGTTCAGTCCTTCGGTCACCGACTGGGCCTCGGCGGCGTTCACGGTGCGCGAGCGCTGGCCCGACGGCGGTTCCTCGGTCGCGCTGCCCACCTGGTTCTACGGCCACGAGCCGCCGAACGCCTTCGCGGACCACATCGCCAAGTACTTCGCGAACGCCGTGCGCGAGGACGGCCTGCTGGCCCGCTCGACCGCCGGTGTGATCTTCCTGCCCGGCGCCGCGGGGACGGTGCAGGAGATCTTCGACAACGCGACGCCGAACTACTACGAGTCACGGTCGGCGCCCACCCCGATGGTGCTGGTGAACCGCGCGCACTGGACGGAGAAGCTGCCCGCGTGGCCGCTCCTGCGCGCCCTGGCGGCCGGCCGGGCGATGGAGTCGCGTATCGCGCTCGTCGACTCCGTCGACGAGGCCGCCGGGGCACTGGCCCGGCTGACGGACGCTGCCGCCGGGAGCTGA
- a CDS encoding Lrp/AsnC family transcriptional regulator — MHSGDVASRSADSRNGSGSSPAVDAVSLAIIEQLQEDGRRPYAAIGKAVGLSEAAVRQRVQKLLDQGVMQIVAVTDPLTVGLRRQAMVGINVEGDLDPVAEALSAMAECEYVVMTAGSFDLMVEIVCEDDDHLLETINKRIRAIPGVRSTESFVYLKLKKQTYMWGTR; from the coding sequence GTGCACAGTGGAGACGTGGCCAGCCGTAGCGCAGACTCCAGGAACGGGAGCGGATCGTCACCAGCGGTCGACGCCGTCTCCCTCGCAATCATCGAGCAGCTCCAGGAGGACGGACGCCGTCCCTACGCCGCGATCGGCAAGGCCGTGGGCCTCTCCGAGGCCGCCGTACGACAGCGCGTCCAGAAGCTGCTCGACCAGGGCGTGATGCAGATCGTCGCCGTCACGGACCCGCTCACCGTGGGGCTCCGGCGCCAGGCGATGGTCGGCATCAACGTCGAGGGCGACCTCGACCCGGTGGCCGAAGCCCTGTCGGCCATGGCCGAGTGCGAGTACGTGGTGATGACCGCGGGCTCCTTCGACCTGATGGTGGAGATCGTCTGCGAGGACGACGACCACCTGCTGGAGACGATCAACAAACGCATCCGGGCCATACCCGGGGTGCGCTCCACCGAGAGCTTCGTCTACCTCAAGCTCAAGAAGCAGACCTATATGTGGGGAACCCGATAG
- a CDS encoding aspartate aminotransferase family protein: MGNPIAVSKDLSRTAYDHLWMHFTRMSDYENAPVPTIVRGEGTYIYDDKGKRYLDGLSGLFVVNAGHGRHELAETAYKQGQELAFFPVWSYAHPKAVELAERLAHHAPGDLNKVFFTTGGGEAVETAWKLAKQYFKLQGKPTKYKVISRAVAYHGTPQGALSITGLPALKAPFEPLVPGAHKVANTNIYRAPLFGDDPEAFGRWAADQIEQQILFEGPDTVAAVFLEPVQNAGGCFPPPPGYFQRVREICDQYDVLLVSDEVICAFGRLGTMFACDKFDYVPDMITCAKGMTSGYSPIGACIISDRLAEPFYRGGNTFLHGYTFGGHPVSAAVGLANLDIFEREGLNQHVLDNENAFLTTLQKLHDLPIVGDVRGNGFFYGIELVKDKATKETFTDEETERVLYGFLSKALYDNGLYCRADDRGDPVVQLAPPLISDQSTFDEIEGILRNVLTEAWTKL, encoded by the coding sequence GTGGGGAACCCGATAGCCGTGAGCAAGGACCTCAGCCGTACCGCGTACGACCACCTGTGGATGCACTTCACCCGCATGTCGGACTACGAGAACGCGCCCGTTCCCACCATCGTGCGTGGCGAAGGCACCTACATCTACGACGACAAGGGCAAGCGCTACCTCGACGGTCTCTCGGGCCTCTTCGTGGTCAACGCCGGACACGGCCGCCACGAGCTCGCCGAGACGGCGTACAAGCAGGGCCAGGAGCTGGCCTTCTTCCCGGTGTGGTCCTACGCCCACCCCAAGGCCGTCGAGCTCGCCGAGCGGCTCGCCCATCACGCACCGGGCGACCTCAACAAGGTCTTCTTCACCACCGGCGGCGGCGAGGCGGTCGAGACCGCCTGGAAGCTCGCCAAGCAGTACTTCAAGCTTCAGGGCAAGCCGACGAAGTACAAGGTCATCTCGCGCGCGGTCGCCTACCACGGCACTCCGCAGGGCGCCCTGTCGATCACCGGGCTCCCCGCCCTCAAGGCCCCCTTCGAGCCGCTGGTGCCCGGCGCGCACAAGGTGGCGAACACCAACATCTACCGCGCGCCCCTGTTCGGCGACGACCCGGAGGCCTTCGGCCGCTGGGCCGCCGACCAGATCGAGCAGCAGATCCTCTTCGAGGGCCCGGACACGGTCGCCGCGGTCTTCCTGGAGCCGGTGCAGAACGCGGGCGGCTGCTTCCCGCCGCCGCCCGGCTACTTCCAGCGGGTGCGGGAGATCTGCGACCAGTACGACGTGCTGCTCGTGTCCGACGAGGTCATCTGCGCCTTCGGCCGGCTCGGCACGATGTTCGCCTGCGACAAGTTCGACTACGTCCCGGACATGATCACCTGTGCCAAGGGCATGACGTCGGGCTACTCCCCCATCGGCGCCTGCATCATCTCCGACCGCCTGGCCGAGCCGTTCTACCGGGGCGGCAACACCTTCCTGCACGGCTACACGTTCGGCGGCCACCCGGTCTCCGCCGCGGTCGGCCTCGCCAACCTCGACATCTTCGAGCGCGAGGGCCTCAACCAGCACGTCCTGGACAACGAGAACGCGTTCCTGACGACGCTGCAGAAGCTGCACGACCTGCCCATCGTCGGCGACGTCCGGGGCAACGGCTTCTTCTACGGCATCGAGCTGGTGAAGGACAAGGCCACCAAGGAGACGTTCACCGACGAGGAGACCGAGCGCGTCCTGTACGGCTTCCTCTCCAAGGCGCTGTACGACAACGGCCTGTACTGCCGGGCCGACGACCGGGGCGACCCGGTCGTGCAGCTCGCGCCGCCGCTGATCTCCGACCAGTCGACGTTCGACGAGATCGAGGGCATCCTCCGCAACGTCCTGACGGAGGCCTGGACGAAGCTCTGA
- a CDS encoding ABC transporter ATP-binding protein, producing the protein MLHVDAATVRFGGRTALDAVDLEVADHEIVCVLGPSGSGKSTLLRAVAGLQPLDAGRVLLDGADQAPLPVHRRGLGLMFQDHQLFPHRDVGANVEFGLRMHGVPRAERERRAGELLDLVGLPGAGRRAVASLSGGEQQRVALARALAPRPGLLMLDEPLGQLDRSLRERLVVELRTLFGRLGTTVLAVTHDQGEAFALADRVVVMRDGRIAQEGTPLEVWQRPASPFVARFLGFDNLVDATVTGTVADTVWGKVPVPDGSPQGTCELLVRPGGVRLGAPRDGLRCTAGVRTFRGHHVSVVLHPDEGPGLEAECALADTPEEGAVVGVTFDPAETVVLPRTG; encoded by the coding sequence ATGCTGCACGTGGACGCGGCCACGGTCCGGTTCGGTGGGCGGACCGCGCTCGACGCCGTGGACCTGGAGGTCGCCGACCACGAGATCGTCTGCGTGCTGGGGCCGAGCGGCAGCGGGAAGTCGACGCTGCTGCGGGCCGTGGCCGGGCTCCAGCCCCTGGACGCGGGGCGGGTGCTCCTGGACGGCGCCGACCAGGCTCCGCTGCCGGTGCACCGGCGCGGGCTCGGCCTGATGTTCCAGGACCACCAGCTGTTCCCGCACCGGGACGTCGGCGCGAACGTCGAGTTCGGGCTGCGGATGCACGGCGTACCCCGCGCCGAGCGCGAACGCCGGGCCGGGGAACTTCTGGACCTGGTCGGTCTGCCGGGCGCCGGCCGCCGGGCCGTCGCCTCGCTGTCCGGCGGCGAGCAGCAGCGGGTGGCCCTCGCCAGGGCACTGGCGCCCCGCCCCGGACTGCTGATGCTCGACGAGCCGCTGGGCCAGCTGGACCGCAGCCTGCGCGAACGCCTCGTCGTCGAACTGCGCACCCTCTTCGGCCGGCTGGGCACCACGGTGCTCGCCGTCACCCACGACCAGGGCGAGGCGTTCGCCCTCGCCGACCGGGTCGTGGTCATGCGCGACGGAAGGATCGCCCAGGAGGGCACCCCGCTGGAGGTCTGGCAGCGTCCCGCGTCCCCCTTCGTGGCCCGTTTCCTGGGCTTCGACAACCTGGTGGACGCGACGGTCACGGGCACGGTCGCCGATACCGTCTGGGGGAAGGTCCCGGTACCCGACGGATCCCCTCAGGGCACATGCGAACTGCTGGTCCGGCCCGGCGGTGTCCGGCTGGGCGCCCCGCGCGACGGCCTGCGCTGCACGGCGGGCGTACGGACCTTCCGGGGCCACCACGTCAGCGTCGTCCTGCACCCCGACGAGGGGCCCGGCCTGGAGGCCGAGTGCGCCCTCGCGGACACCCCTGAGGAGGGGGCCGTGGTGGGGGTGACCTTCGACCCGGCGGAGACGGTGGTCCTGCCCCGGACCGGATAG
- a CDS encoding ABC transporter ATP-binding protein, with protein sequence MVAPPDNDVIWGRSLHHSHNGSPGLSGVSIGVRDGEILAVTGPRGSGKTTLLHCLSGQLVPEQGEVWFNSVPVHTMGPRMRERLRRERFGWIGAEPQLVPELTTWENAALPLLLQGVSHRAAKKAAAEWLERLDIGPLAKKRPHALLQAQRQRISVARALTASPSVIFADEPTASLHHAERAQLLRTLTTAARSHGITVVLATHDAEIAALADRVVGLLDGRRVNTTALPAASDPEGRSACSLSV encoded by the coding sequence ATGGTGGCCCCGCCCGACAACGACGTGATCTGGGGACGTTCCCTGCACCACTCCCACAACGGATCCCCGGGGCTGTCCGGTGTGTCCATCGGTGTCCGGGACGGCGAGATCCTCGCCGTCACCGGCCCGCGCGGGAGCGGGAAGACCACCCTGCTGCACTGCCTGTCGGGTCAGTTGGTGCCCGAGCAGGGCGAGGTGTGGTTCAACAGCGTCCCCGTGCACACCATGGGCCCCCGGATGCGCGAGCGGCTGCGCCGCGAGCGGTTCGGCTGGATCGGCGCCGAGCCCCAGCTCGTACCGGAGCTGACCACCTGGGAGAACGCCGCCCTCCCGCTGCTGCTGCAGGGCGTGTCGCACCGCGCCGCGAAGAAGGCAGCCGCCGAGTGGCTGGAACGGCTGGACATCGGCCCGCTCGCCAAGAAGCGTCCTCACGCGCTGCTTCAGGCGCAGCGCCAGCGCATCTCGGTGGCGCGCGCCCTGACGGCGTCGCCCTCCGTGATCTTCGCCGACGAGCCGACGGCGTCGCTGCACCACGCCGAACGCGCACAGCTGCTGCGCACCCTCACCACGGCGGCCCGGTCGCACGGCATCACCGTCGTCCTCGCCACGCACGACGCCGAGATCGCCGCGCTCGCCGACCGCGTCGTCGGTCTGCTGGACGGCCGCCGCGTCAACACCACCGCCCTGCCCGCCGCGTCCGACCCGGAAGGCCGCTCGGCGTGCTCGCTCTCCGTCTGA
- a CDS encoding thiamine ABC transporter substrate-binding protein, translating to MNTTTKYAATALAAALGVSVLAGCGGADDGASGGGAGGSETVTLVSHDSFNASDAVLKAFTKETGYTVKVLKSGDAGAALNQEILTKGSPRGDVFFGADNTLLSRALDNGLFTPYKAKGLERVAADTQLDAGKHRVTPVDTGDICVNYDKKYFADRKLDPPQSFDDLLKPAYRNLLVTENAATSSPGLGFLLGTVAAHGETGYQDYWKKLKSNGVKVVDGWEQAYNEEFSGSAGGKKAKADRPLVVSYASSPPVEVLYADPQPTEAPTGVATGTCFRQIEFAGLLDGAKNEAGGKALLDFLISKRFQEDMPLNMFVNPVAKDAKLPELFTKFGATVDKPATVAPEKIAENREQWVQSWSSLVVK from the coding sequence ATGAACACCACCACGAAGTACGCGGCCACGGCACTCGCCGCCGCGCTCGGCGTGTCCGTGCTCGCGGGCTGCGGAGGTGCCGACGACGGTGCCTCGGGCGGGGGAGCCGGGGGTTCCGAGACCGTCACGCTGGTCAGCCACGACTCGTTCAACGCCTCGGACGCCGTCCTGAAGGCGTTCACGAAGGAGACCGGCTACACGGTCAAGGTGCTCAAGAGCGGTGACGCCGGAGCGGCGCTCAACCAGGAGATCCTGACCAAGGGGTCCCCGCGCGGCGACGTGTTCTTCGGTGCCGACAACACGCTGCTCTCCCGCGCCCTCGACAACGGCCTGTTCACGCCGTACAAGGCCAAGGGCCTCGAACGGGTCGCGGCCGACACGCAGCTCGACGCCGGCAAGCACCGGGTCACGCCCGTCGACACGGGCGACATCTGCGTCAACTACGACAAGAAGTACTTCGCCGACAGGAAGCTCGACCCGCCGCAGTCCTTCGACGACCTGCTGAAGCCCGCGTACAGGAACCTCCTCGTCACCGAGAACGCCGCGACCTCCTCGCCCGGCCTCGGATTCCTCCTCGGTACCGTCGCCGCCCACGGCGAGACCGGTTACCAGGACTACTGGAAGAAGCTGAAGAGCAACGGCGTCAAGGTCGTCGACGGCTGGGAGCAGGCGTACAACGAGGAGTTCTCCGGCTCCGCGGGCGGGAAGAAGGCCAAGGCGGACCGGCCGCTCGTCGTCTCCTACGCCTCCAGCCCGCCCGTCGAGGTGCTGTACGCCGATCCGCAGCCCACCGAGGCCCCCACCGGCGTGGCCACCGGCACGTGCTTCCGCCAGATCGAGTTCGCCGGCCTGCTGGACGGCGCGAAGAACGAGGCGGGCGGCAAGGCGCTGCTGGACTTCCTGATCAGCAAGCGGTTCCAGGAGGACATGCCGTTGAACATGTTCGTGAACCCGGTGGCGAAGGACGCGAAGCTGCCGGAACTCTTCACGAAGTTCGGCGCCACCGTGGACAAGCCCGCGACCGTGGCCCCGGAGAAGATCGCCGAGAACCGTGAGCAGTGGGTCCAGTCATGGTCCTCGCTCGTCGTGAAGTAA
- a CDS encoding polyamine ABC transporter substrate-binding protein, producing the protein MSRRSLLRALGAAPAGAALAGCGVPAAFVEPGDRSGPDSSDSDRSLHFANWPLYIDTDDEDESRRPTLDAFSRRTGISVTYTEEINDNDEFFGKISPALMNHQPTGRDLVVVSDWMAARFVRLGWVQEMDRSRQPNVTRYLDPQLRSPAFDRGRRHSVPWQSGITGIAYNRAELGREIRHTGDLWADDLRGRVTLLSGLDEAFALLMQGNGADITRWTADDFHTMCDQVERRVRSRHIRRFTGNDYIKDLADGDVVACQAYSGDVVQLQADNPDIRFVVPEEGAELWSESLMIPDLARHKRNAEALVDHYYDPEVAAELAAWVNYVCPVPAAREILASSKDEETAALAEAPLIFPDGAMRERLAVARDITSGERPAFAKRWNGIVGL; encoded by the coding sequence ATGTCCCGTCGTTCCCTGCTGCGTGCCCTCGGTGCCGCACCGGCCGGTGCGGCCCTGGCAGGCTGCGGTGTGCCCGCCGCCTTCGTCGAGCCGGGGGACCGCTCCGGTCCGGACAGTTCGGACAGCGACCGCTCGCTGCACTTCGCCAACTGGCCGCTGTACATCGACACCGACGACGAGGACGAGTCGAGGCGGCCCACGCTCGACGCGTTCTCGCGCCGCACCGGGATCTCCGTCACCTACACCGAGGAGATCAACGACAACGACGAGTTCTTCGGGAAGATCAGTCCGGCCCTGATGAACCATCAGCCGACCGGCCGGGACCTCGTCGTCGTCAGCGACTGGATGGCGGCCCGGTTCGTGCGCCTCGGCTGGGTGCAGGAGATGGACCGGTCGCGGCAGCCCAACGTCACCCGATACCTCGACCCGCAGCTGCGCTCGCCCGCCTTCGACCGCGGGAGGCGGCACAGCGTCCCCTGGCAGTCCGGGATCACGGGCATCGCGTACAACCGGGCGGAGCTCGGCCGCGAGATCCGGCACACCGGCGATCTCTGGGCGGACGACCTGCGCGGCCGCGTGACGCTGCTGTCCGGCCTCGACGAGGCGTTCGCGCTGCTGATGCAGGGCAACGGCGCCGACATCACCCGGTGGACCGCCGACGATTTCCACACGATGTGCGACCAGGTCGAACGCCGTGTGCGGTCCCGTCACATCCGGCGCTTCACCGGCAACGACTACATCAAGGACCTGGCCGACGGGGACGTGGTCGCCTGCCAGGCCTACTCCGGGGACGTCGTCCAGCTCCAGGCGGACAACCCGGACATCCGGTTCGTGGTGCCCGAGGAGGGGGCCGAACTGTGGTCGGAGTCCCTCATGATCCCCGATCTCGCCCGTCACAAGCGCAACGCGGAGGCGCTCGTCGACCATTACTACGATCCGGAGGTCGCCGCGGAGCTGGCCGCCTGGGTGAACTACGTCTGTCCGGTGCCGGCCGCCCGCGAGATCCTGGCCTCCTCCAAGGACGAGGAGACCGCCGCGCTCGCCGAGGCCCCGCTGATCTTCCCGGACGGCGCGATGCGTGAACGCCTCGCCGTCGCCCGGGACATCACCTCCGGCGAGCGCCCCGCCTTCGCGAAGCGGTGGAACGGCATCGTCGGTCTCTGA